In a genomic window of Labeo rohita strain BAU-BD-2019 chromosome 20, IGBB_LRoh.1.0, whole genome shotgun sequence:
- the tram2 gene encoding translocating chain-associated membrane protein 2, with translation MAFRRRNKSYPFFSQEFLIQNHADIVFSLVIFILIGLMFETTAKTAILFIQPQYNISTMSADGEVTLYHYGWKDCATVLFYLCITIILHAVVQEYVLDKVNRRLHLSKSKNTKFNESGQLCVFYLVSSLWSLYVIATEGYLLHPSSLWENYPHVHLRFQVKFFYLTQLAYWFHALPELYFQKVRKEEIPRQLQYISLYLLHILAAYLLNLTRVGLVLLFLQYLSEMGFHLSRLFYFIDENHHKMFEMWSIGFVLTRMITLTLMFLAVGFGLARSENQTLDLETGNFNTLSIRLLVLFVVCFTQSWLLWKFFRFQLSRTRELRLEQAARKRAAAKQQMQRTLKRDSVGHHENGLIKAENGTSPRLKKIKAP, from the exons ATGGCTTTTCGCAGGAGAAACAAGAGTTATCCCTTCTTCAGCCAAGAGTTTCTCATTCAGAATCACGCGGACATTGTGTTTAGTTTggtgattttcattttgattggGCTGATGTTTGAG acaacagcaaaaacagccaTTTTATTCATCCAGCCTCAGTATAACATCAGTACCATGAGTGCAG atggAGAGGTGACTCTGTATCATTACGGATGGAAAGACTGTGCCACTGTCCTCTTCTATCTTTGTATCACCATCATTCTTCACGCGGTGGTGCAGGAGTATGTGCTAGAT AAGGTAAACCGGCGTCTTCACCTGTCGAAGAGTAAAAACACAAAGTTTAATGAATCTGggcagctgtgtgtgttttacctGGTGTCCAGTTTATGGAGTCTCTACGTCATCGCCACA GAGGGATATCTTCTGCATCCCAGCAGCCTTTGGGAGAATTATCCTCATGTTCACCTGag GTTTCAGGTGAAGTTCTTCTACCTCACACAGCTGGCGTACTGGTTTCATGCACTACCTGAACTTTACTTCCAGAAAGTGAGAAAG gagGAAATCCCACGTCAGCTACAATACATCAGTCTTTATCTGTTACACATTCTGGCTGCATATCTCTTGAA TTTGACGCGGGttggactggttttgttgtttcTCCAGTATCTTTCTGAGATGGGTTTCCATCTGTCTCGGTTGTTTTACTTCATTGATGAAAACCACCACAAAAT GTTTGAGATGTGGTCCATTGGGTTCGTCCTGACCCGTATGATCACTCTGACTCTCATGTTCCTGGCTGTGGGCTTCGGTTTGGCTCGTTCTGAAAACCAGACGCTTGATTTGGAGACGGGAAACTTCAACACTCTTTCTATCAG ACTGCTGGTGTTGTTCGTGGTGTGTTTCACTCAATCGTGGCTGCTCTGGAAGTTCTTCCGTTTCCAGCTGAGCCGAACGCGTGAGCTGAGACTGGAGCAGGCGGCCCGGAAGAGAGCGGCAGCCAAACAACAGATGCAGCGCACGCTCAAACGTGATTCAG TCGGTCACCATGAGAACGGACTGATTAAAGCAGAGAACGGCACATCTCCTCGTCTCAAGAAGATCAAAGCGCCGTAA
- the efhc1 gene encoding EF-hand domain-containing protein 1, giving the protein MSINTRHGLPFLPGNTFRDLTKSAFHRAQTLDYKNGYALPRRPAVGTGQDPLLSVNISHSERNQLIRDIPNLTYGTDTHRPLQLDFIPAHAAYDKKVLRFYGYFRQEVLHSPDEHFRIRPVVIYYHLEDDSMCVTEPPVENSGIPQGKLIKRQRLTKNQHGDLYHWKDLNVGMDMSLFETVYRITHCDPFTQEFMESQGIVLNESESIPSDPYTIRRAQAQQTHVIPYDHNHQLERFLTLDRQVLRFYALWDDSDSLYGEKRPVTLYYYLVDDSVEICEHHEANSGRDPFPVLFRRQKILKNIKSTCEPFPRCVLEVSPQDVKDYFSPQDFRVGEEVTLMGRRFLLYDCDDFTRKYYEQNHPDILLKPFTVDTRTQQDIKRVIPPYNGFGSLEDSLQNCLSLIPEPPKKDVIKLLENDNKVLRYVARLDSQNPLDEGRRFILSYYLSDDMISIFEKSTRNSGIIGGKFLEKTRVPKPGSSVENPEYYGPADFSIGATVEVFGHRFVLTDADRYVLSYLESLSHHIPEHTLSSLRRKFGVSQSLDQEEQQPTMLQKGETDGAALILQS; this is encoded by the exons ATGTCTATTAACACAAGACACGGGCTCCCTTTCCTGCCAGGAAACACTTTTCGGGATTTAACG AAATCCGCTTTCCACAGAGCTCAGACTCTTGATTATAAGAACGGTTACGCTCTGCCCCGGCGCCCCGCGGTCGGTACCGGACAAGATCCGCTGCTGTCGGTGAACATCAGTCACAGCGAGAGGAACCAGTTGATCAGAGACATCCCGAACCTCACCTATGGGACCGACACACACCGACCCCTACAGCTCGACTTCATACCGGCACACGCTGCTTATGACAAGAAG GTGCTGCGCTTCTACGGTTACTTCCGTCAGGAAGTATTGCACTCCCCAGATGAGCATTTCCGCATTCGTCCGGTGGTGATATATTATCACCTAGAGGATGACAGCATGTGTGTGACCGAGCCACCGGTGGAAAACTCAGGAATTCCACAGGGGAAACTGATCAAACGTCAGAGACTGACTAAAAACCAGCATGGAGATCTGTACCACTGGAAAGACCTCAACGTCGGGATGGACATGAGTCTGTTTGAAACGGTCTACAGGATAACACACTGTGATCCCTTTacacag gagTTCATGGAGAGTCAGGGAATAGTACTAAATGAGTCGGAGTCCATCCCCAGTGACCCGTACACTATCCGGCGCGCTCAGGCACAACAAACACACGTCATACCCTACGACCACAACCATCAGTTGGAGCGCTTCCTCACCCTGGATCgacag GTTCTGCGTTTCTATGCGCTCTGGGACGACTCGGACTCACTCTATGGGGAGAAACGGCCTGTAACGTTGTATTACTATCTGGTGGATGATTCTGTTGAAATTTGCGAACATCATGAGGCCAACAGCGGCCGGGACCCATTCCCAGTGCTGTTCCGCAGACAGAAGATTCTCAAAAACATCAAATCAACCTGCG AGCCTTTTCCCAGGTGTGTTCTGGAAGTTTCTCCACAAGACGTGAAGGATTATTTTTCTCCTCAAGACTTCAGGGTCGGTGAGGAGGTCACGCTGATGGGGAGGCGCTTCCTGCTGTATGACTGTGACGACTTTACCCGCAAATACTATGAACAGAATCACCCCGACATCTTGCTCAAACCATTCACTGTAGACACCAGAACACAGCAAGACATCAAGAGG GTGATTCCTCCGTATAACGGCTTCGGTTCGCTGGAGGACTCGCTACAGAACTGTCTGTCCCTGATTCCTGAACCTCCCAAGAAAGACGTGATTAAACTGCTGGAGAACGACAACAAAGTCCTGCGTTACGTCGCACGGCTG GATTCCCAGAATCCCCTGGATGAGGGCCGACGCTTCATTCTGTCTTATTACCTGTCTGATGACATGATCAGCATCTTTGAGAAATCAACACGGAATTCCGGCATCATCGGAGGAAAATTCCTAGAGAAGACTCGTGTCCCCAAACCAGGAAGCTCTGTGGAAAACCCGGAATACTACGGACCTGCGGACTTCTCCATTGGAGCGACTGTGGAGG TGTTTGGTCATCGGTTCGTCCTGACGGATGCTGATCGTTATGTGTTGAGTTATCTGGAGTCACTGTCCCATCACATCCCTGAACACACGCTTTCTTCGCTGAGGCGgaagtttggagtcagtcaaAGCTTAGACCAGGAGGAACAACAACCTACAATGctacaaaaag GTGAGACTGATGGAGCTGCGCTCATCCTCCAGAGCTGA